The Streptomyces capitiformicae genome contains the following window.
GCCGTACACGCCGACCGTGTCCTGGTTGAGGGTCTGGGCGCGGAGGCCGAAGGAACCGTTCTCGTTTCCGTACTTGATGTGGATGCCGCCCCCCTTCGCGTACGACTCCGGGCCGCACGGGTCGTCGATGTTCTCGTCGGCGATCTCGCGGCACTCGCCGAGGGCCAGGTCGTCCAGACCGTCGCCGTCGAAGTCGCCGACGGCGAGGGCGGAGGCGGCGCCGTTGCTGGAGTTCCAGGTGTTGGCCATGCGCTTCTCGGCCGGGTCCCAGGACCAGAGCCGTACGTGCGACTGCGTGTACGGAGCGTTGATCGTGTGGAAGGCGAGGGCCAGGTCGTCCGTGCTGTCTGCGGTGAAGTCGCCGGTGGCGAGGAGTGGGGCACGGCCGCCCATGGGGGTGGCGAGGACGGTGGTGACGACGACATCCTCACCACCGTCGACGACGGCGCGCAGCACGACCTTGTCGCGGCCGCCGATCACGATGTCCCGGCCGCCGTCGCCGGTCAGGTCGGCCGCGGCGAGCGACCAGCCGTACGCGGAGGAGGGGGATGGACCCGTGAGGACGTTCGAGCCCGGGCCCGGGCGGCCCTGGGTGGCGCTCTTCGCGCCGATCGCGATGACCACGCCCGCGTCCTTGCCGCGGCCGGTGACGTCCTCGCCGGGGGCGCCGACCAGCAGCTCCGCCACGCTGTCGCCGTTCAGGTCCGCCAGTACCACCGCGGCGCCGAAACGGTCGCCCGCCTCCGGGGTGCCGGGGACCTCGGGCGTGGCCTGGGTGACGCGGATGCCGCCGTGCCGGCCCAGGCCTTTCGGCCCGCCCCAGAGGACGTGCACGTAGCCGGCCCTCGCCTTGCCGCTCACGGTCGCGTCGGGGACGCCGACGGCCAGGTCGGGGTAACCGTCGGCGTTGAAGTCGCTGGTGAGGGGGGTGGGGGTGGGTTGCGGTGCGGCTCCTGCGGTGGGTGCGAGGGGCAGGGTGAGGGGCAGGGCCGCCGTGGCGATGGCCAGGGCGTACGTCCGTCTGCGCACGAGGGCTCCAAGTCGGTGGCCGAACACGGGTTCTGAACACGGGTTCTGCTCGGTTCTGGTTCGTTCACCTGTGTGACATCTGGAGATCGTGCGAGGTTGTGCGGGCCGTCGTGGTGCCGGCCGTCGTGGTGCCGACCGTCAGGCCCAGAATTCCGTCTCCTTGTCCATGTCCTCCTGGCACTCGTCGATGTCCGTCATCTTGTCGCCGACGATGCGGAACACGAGGGCGCCGTTCTGTTCGATGCGCTTGCCGCCGCGCTCGGCGGTGTAGCGGTGCACGGAGACGGCGTGGCCGCGGCCGTCCACGAGGACGCGTTCCAGTTCGACGTTGAAGGTGCCGTCCGTCTCCTGGAAGAGGCGCTGGTACAGGTTGATGCAGTTGTCCTGGCCCTTGTAGTCGCCGGACAGCAGGTGGTCGCCGGGGACGTGGTGTGTGCAGTCGCCGGTCATCAGCGAGCGCATAGTGTCCATGTCGCCGCGCGAGAAGGCGTCGTAGCCCTGGCGGACGAGGGCGGCGTGGGGGTGTTCAGCCATGGGGGATCGCCAACTTTCCCTTGTGTGGGTGTATGGGGCCTGCTGGGCTGATATCAGCAATTATCTTCGCCGGTGCGCTCGCGCGCACGCGGGGCCCGTAGGCGGGGCTCGTAGTCGGGGCCCGTAGGCGGGGCCCGCAGGCGGCCCACTGACCTGAACCGACCCCATGGATCCACCGGGGCAGTCGAGGTCATCCCCATCAGGCGAACGCGGGCATGATCCGGTCGTGGATGAGGCGGAGTTGGGTGTTCACGTCGGCCGCCTCCGGGAGGTCGCGGCCGGTGAAGGCCTTGACGAGGGTGCGGTCGGTGAGGGCGCAGATCATGTGGTTGACGCCGCTGGGGGCGATCTCGCGGCGGATCTTCTCCGCGCACTCCTCCGGGGTGCCGGCGACGGAGAGGCGTTCGGCGATGTCCGGGGTGGTCAGTTCGATGCCGCGGGCCAGGTCGCCGGCGGCGATGGCGTCGATGACCGGTTTGAGTTCGCCGGGGTCCACGCCGTTGCGGCGTAGCTGTTCCTCGGGCATGGAGGAGGCGTAGATGCCGACCATGCTGCGGGCCGCGTCCTTGGCGGCCGCGGAGTCGGGGCCGGTCGCGAAGACGACCCAGGCGCCGATGTCCAGGGACCGCCAGTCCCGGCCGGCGCGTTCCGCTCCGGCGCGGATGTGCCGTACGGCGTAGTCGTACGCCTCTCGCGTGTAGCTCAGCGCGTGATGGCAGCCGTCGGACAACTCCCCGGCCGCCTCGAAGGACTTGGGGCCGCGCATCGCTCCGAGCTTGAGCGGCAGCCGGCCTTGGACCGGCCGGGCGAAGGTGAACAGTCCGTCGTAGGAGAAGAACTCGCCGTCGTACGAGATGGTCCCCTCGTCCAGCAGGGTGCGTACGACGTGCAGGGCTTCCTTGACGCGGGAGAGGGGGCGGGTGCGGGCCCAGTCGATGCGGTACTGCGCCAGGAGGCCGAAGTTGCCGCTGGACAGTACGCCCTCGGCGCGGCCGTCGGAGAGTTCGTCGAGCGTGGCCAGGGCCTGGGCGATCAGGGTCGGCTCCCGCAGCGTCACCGGGGAGACGCTCGGGCCCAGGCGGATGCGGTGGGTTCGGGTGGCGGCTGCGGCGAAGAGCAGCCACAAGTCCTTGTGCCAGGTCTCGTCTGCGGCGTAGCAGGCGTAGAAGCCGAGTTCGTCGGCGAGTTGGATGGAGTCCAGGGAATCGGTGAGGGGGTAGTCGGGGAGCATCGCGTAGCTGAACTTCACGGGGCGTCACCTTCTGTGGGGAGAGGGGTCGGCTGTGCGTGTGTGTCGTGCTCCGGTTCCTTCGAGGGTGCGGGCGGTGTCCTTGGACTGTCCAGGGGGCGTGGGGCGTTCACGGGGGTGGCGGGCTTCAGCAGGTGCGGCGGTACGGGATGTCCGGGAGGTACGTCTTCCAGTCGGCGGGGGAGAGGCCGGAGCCGCCTGCTCGGGTGCAGGTCTGCTGGACGAGGCGGGCGGGGGCGAGGTCGTAGCGTTGGAGGGGGACGTTTCCGCCCGAGGCGTAGAGGATGTCGCCGTCCGTGCTGAAGGCGAGGGAGAAGACGGGGTCGCCCGGAGTGGCCAGGGCCGAGCCGAGCCGGCGGCTGGACGCTGTGTCCCACAGCTGCACGGTTCCGGCGTCACCGGCCACGGCCAGGATCCGGCTGTCGGGAGAGAAGGCCAGGGCGGTCACCGGCTCACCCGTCTCGGCGAGTGCACCGGTGTACGTCCCGGACAGAACTCCAAGGCGTTCGCGGAGGTCGCCGTCCCAGAGAGTGACCCGGCCCGCGTCGTCGCCGGCCGCGAAGTAGGAGCCGTCGGAAGAGAAGGCCACAGCCTCGGCGTGGCTTCTCTCGTTGAGTGCCTGCTCCGTCACCCGACCTGCGGGGAGGTCGGCGATCACCGAATCGGCGACTACCAGAGCCTTGTCGTGGTGTACCGCCAGGAGGCCGCTGGGTATGCCGGTCAGGGTCTTCGTCTTTCTGGGGCGGTTCTTGCCGGCTTGTGGGGACTTGGGGATGTCCCACACCTCCACCGTGCCTCCGGACAGATTCCGGGTCGTCATGAGCGTGCCGCCGTCCGCGCTGAGTGCGATGTCCTCGATGTTCGGGTAGCCGTCCGCGTCGGCGGGAAGGTGGAGCGTCGCGTGGGTTCGGTGAGCTCTGGCGTCCCAGATGGTGATCCGCTGTCGTACTGCGGTGGTGTCGGAATCGGATCCGGAGTCGGAGTCGGGAGAGCGGTTGCGGGAGTCGGAGGGCGCGGGTTCGAGACGGCCGTACGCGTAGTAGCGGCCGTCGGCACTCCAGGCCGTCGCTGTCAGACAGTCGTGGATGGTGTCGGGATCCCCGCTTTCGGCGGTGGTGGACTCGCCGCTCAGGGCGAATATGCCGTGGGCGGTGACCGGGTAGCAGAGGCCTGCCGAAGGTGTGTCCACGATCTGGCCGTCGCGAGGGTCGAGCAGCTGGATCCGCGACCCCTGAGCCGTGCCGGGACGAACGGCCAGGGTACGGCCGTCCGGCGCCAACTCGGCTTCGACGAGGGGATTTTGGCGCCAGCGGGCGGTGACGAACGGGCCGAGCCACAGGGAGCGGACCGTCAGGCCATCGCTGTCGCGGTAGCGCAGGGACCCGGCGGCGAGGTCGAGTTCGAGATGGTCGGGCCGTTCGTTGACCAAGGGGTAGCGGTAGACCGGAGCGTACGAGGCCGACAGGCGCCACAACTGGATCTGTCCGACACTCGATGTGGCGAGGAACTCGCCGTCCGCGCTGAACCGGAGTGTGTCCGTCGGCCCGGTCGACAGCGGTCCGAACTCCTCGCCCGTTTGGGGGTCCCAGCGGCGGACCTCCGATTCCGTGGCCAGGACGAAGGTGCGGCCGTCCGGTGAGAAGGCGAGGCCGCCGTCCGAGCAGTCGTTCGGGTCTAGTTCCTCTTCTCGGGGCAGGGACAGCTTGCGCTTCTCGGCGATGTCCCAGATCTCCGGGCCGCGTTCGGTGGTGCAGACGGCGAGCCGACGGTCGTCGGGGCTGATCTCCAGGGCTGAGAGGGACTTGAAGGCCGTCGCGTCCGTCAGTCTCATGCGCAGGCGGCGCTCACGTACGTCCCAGACCTCGATGGCGATCGACGAAGCCCGTTCGATCGGCATCATGAGCGTGCGGCCACTCCGGCTGAAGGTCGAGACGTCGGCTCCATCGTCGACGAAGCGGTCGGTGAGACGGCCGGCGAGACGGCCCGCGCGCACATCCCACAGATATACGCCGTCCTCCTTGAACAGCGCGAGCGTACGGCCGTCGGGGGCGACCACCACGTCGCCGTCCCCGCTCTGCGTGTCGTCGTCGCCGTGCAGGGAGCCGATGCCCCGGTAGGTGTGCGTGAGTCGGTTGGTGCGCAGGTCCCAGGTGCGGACGCTGTCACGGGACACGGAGATCACCGTGCTGCCGTCGTCGATCAGCCGCTCCTCGGTCGGCGGGGTGGTCTCGGCGGCGTCGGGGACGGTGAAGAAGCCCTGCTCACGCTGGGCCACGGACGCCAACAGCGCCGACCGGGTCTCCCTGGTGTCCGCCAGCTCCCAGGCGGCCAGGCTCAGTCGCATCGCCTTGACCGGATCCGCGAACCGCATCCCGTCCGCCACCGCCGCGATCCGCCGGGCCTCCGCCTCCACGTGACGGCGGTCGCTCGTCCGGGACTGCTGCCAGGCCGTGACGCCCGCGAGGAGGGCGAGGGCGAGGAGTGTGGCGAGGGTGGTGAGGAGGGTTCGGCGGCGGCGGAGGTCGGCGGTGTGGGCGGTGGTGCCGGCGGTGAGGAAGTCGCGTTCCACCCTCGTCAGGGAGTCGTCGTCCGTGAGGTGTTCCGTCGCCGTGGCCAGGCGGGTGCCCCGGTAGAGGGCGCCCGGGTCTCGGCCCAGGTCGTCCCAGGCGCGGGCGGCTTCGGTGAGGTGGCGGTGGGTGCGGAGGCGGTCGCGGGCCTCGTCGATCCAGTCCGACAGGCGGGGCCAGGCGGTGATCAGCGCCTCGTGGGCCAGGTCCACCGTGTTGTCGTCGAGGGTGAGGAGGCGGGCTCGGGTCAGGCGGTCGAGGACGGCGGTGACTTCGGCGGGGGACGCGAAGTCCAACTCCGCGCGGTCGACCGGGTGGCGGGTGTCCTGGGCGCCGTCGCCGGGAGTGATCAGGCGGAGGAGGATCAGGCGGGCCAGGGCGGCCTGGTCGGGGGAGAGGTCCTTGTACATCTCCTCCGCTGTCTGGGCGATCGCACCGTGGACGCCGCCCGCCGCCTCGTACGCCGCCAGCGTGAGGGCGCGGCCCTTCCTGCGGCGCCAGGTCTCCCGCAGGACGTGGGAGAGGAGCGGCAGGCCGCCCGGTTCGTCCTTCACCTCCGCCACCAGACGCGCGGTCAGTTCTCGTTCGACGATCAGACCCGCCGACTGGGCGGGGCGGACCACCGCCTCGCGCAGTTCGGCGGGGGTCATGGGGCCGACGAGGAGGTTGGCGTCGCGCAGGGCGTCGGCCAGGTCGCGGTGTTCGGCGCAGCGGCCGTAGAAGTCGGCGCGGACGGCGATGACGACGCGGAGGCGGCTGTCGGGGGCGCGGGCGGACAGCAACCTCTGTATGAACTCGGTTCGTTCGTCTGTGGCGCGGCAGAGGGTGAACACCTCCTCGAACTGGTCCACCACGATCACCGTGTCGCCGGCGGAGTTCTCCTTCGGGCTCAGCGCCTGCTCATGCGTACGTAACGGGTGTTCGCCCGGCGTCAGGATGCGCAGGGCCGCCACGCCCGCGCCTTCCGCCTCGACCTGGAGCGCCGGGATCAGGCCCGCCCGTAACAGCGACGACTTGCCGCTTCCCGACGGTCCGAAGACCGCGGTGAAGCGGTGGGCGCGGGTCAGGGCGAGAAGGTCGG
Protein-coding sequences here:
- a CDS encoding nuclear transport factor 2 family protein, whose translation is MAEHPHAALVRQGYDAFSRGDMDTMRSLMTGDCTHHVPGDHLLSGDYKGQDNCINLYQRLFQETDGTFNVELERVLVDGRGHAVSVHRYTAERGGKRIEQNGALVFRIVGDKMTDIDECQEDMDKETEFWA
- a CDS encoding nSTAND1 domain-containing NTPase, with amino-acid sequence MGRRERPLDPTAGPVARFAYELRKLREEAGGPTYRELARRTDYSLTTLSQAASGDHLPSLPVTLAYVTACGGDPEHWERRWHETSAEVTEQALREPEPPDTTSPYQGLARFEPTDHDRYFGRDSLIADLLALTRAHRFTAVFGPSGSGKSSLLRAGLIPALQVEAEGAGVAALRILTPGEHPLRTHEQALSPKENSAGDTVIVVDQFEEVFTLCRATDERTEFIQRLLSARAPDSRLRVVIAVRADFYGRCAEHRDLADALRDANLLVGPMTPAELREAVVRPAQSAGLIVERELTARLVAEVKDEPGGLPLLSHVLRETWRRRKGRALTLAAYEAAGGVHGAIAQTAEEMYKDLSPDQAALARLILLRLITPGDGAQDTRHPVDRAELDFASPAEVTAVLDRLTRARLLTLDDNTVDLAHEALITAWPRLSDWIDEARDRLRTHRHLTEAARAWDDLGRDPGALYRGTRLATATEHLTDDDSLTRVERDFLTAGTTAHTADLRRRRTLLTTLATLLALALLAGVTAWQQSRTSDRRHVEAEARRIAAVADGMRFADPVKAMRLSLAAWELADTRETRSALLASVAQREQGFFTVPDAAETTPPTEERLIDDGSTVISVSRDSVRTWDLRTNRLTHTYRGIGSLHGDDDTQSGDGDVVVAPDGRTLALFKEDGVYLWDVRAGRLAGRLTDRFVDDGADVSTFSRSGRTLMMPIERASSIAIEVWDVRERRLRMRLTDATAFKSLSALEISPDDRRLAVCTTERGPEIWDIAEKRKLSLPREEELDPNDCSDGGLAFSPDGRTFVLATESEVRRWDPQTGEEFGPLSTGPTDTLRFSADGEFLATSSVGQIQLWRLSASYAPVYRYPLVNERPDHLELDLAAGSLRYRDSDGLTVRSLWLGPFVTARWRQNPLVEAELAPDGRTLAVRPGTAQGSRIQLLDPRDGQIVDTPSAGLCYPVTAHGIFALSGESTTAESGDPDTIHDCLTATAWSADGRYYAYGRLEPAPSDSRNRSPDSDSGSDSDTTAVRQRITIWDARAHRTHATLHLPADADGYPNIEDIALSADGGTLMTTRNLSGGTVEVWDIPKSPQAGKNRPRKTKTLTGIPSGLLAVHHDKALVVADSVIADLPAGRVTEQALNERSHAEAVAFSSDGSYFAAGDDAGRVTLWDGDLRERLGVLSGTYTGALAETGEPVTALAFSPDSRILAVAGDAGTVQLWDTASSRRLGSALATPGDPVFSLAFSTDGDILYASGGNVPLQRYDLAPARLVQQTCTRAGGSGLSPADWKTYLPDIPYRRTC
- a CDS encoding LLM class flavin-dependent oxidoreductase, which encodes MKFSYAMLPDYPLTDSLDSIQLADELGFYACYAADETWHKDLWLLFAAAATRTHRIRLGPSVSPVTLREPTLIAQALATLDELSDGRAEGVLSSGNFGLLAQYRIDWARTRPLSRVKEALHVVRTLLDEGTISYDGEFFSYDGLFTFARPVQGRLPLKLGAMRGPKSFEAAGELSDGCHHALSYTREAYDYAVRHIRAGAERAGRDWRSLDIGAWVVFATGPDSAAAKDAARSMVGIYASSMPEEQLRRNGVDPGELKPVIDAIAAGDLARGIELTTPDIAERLSVAGTPEECAEKIRREIAPSGVNHMICALTDRTLVKAFTGRDLPEAADVNTQLRLIHDRIMPAFA
- a CDS encoding FG-GAP and VCBS repeat-containing protein, yielding MRRRTYALAIATAALPLTLPLAPTAGAAPQPTPTPLTSDFNADGYPDLAVGVPDATVSGKARAGYVHVLWGGPKGLGRHGGIRVTQATPEVPGTPEAGDRFGAAVVLADLNGDSVAELLVGAPGEDVTGRGKDAGVVIAIGAKSATQGRPGPGSNVLTGPSPSSAYGWSLAAADLTGDGGRDIVIGGRDKVVLRAVVDGGEDVVVTTVLATPMGGRAPLLATGDFTADSTDDLALAFHTINAPYTQSHVRLWSWDPAEKRMANTWNSSNGAASALAVGDFDGDGLDDLALGECREIADENIDDPCGPESYAKGGGIHIKYGNENGSFGLRAQTLNQDTVGVYGAAEDGDRFGASLAVLDFNGDGRDDLIAGAPGEAIGTHARAGAATLLLGHTTGIVDPYGEATSVQYHQNRPRVPGTAEPSDAFGTAIATGDHDKDGTPDTAIGTPGENTNSGGVWLFPKTSTTGSYALTPAKLGLPSPTTALSYGKTLSSEGSSTSP